A window from Nitrosopumilus adriaticus encodes these proteins:
- the purM gene encoding phosphoribosylformylglycinamidine cyclo-ligase produces MTLTYKKAGVDISKIKQSQQAIGKLIASTHKLQKKAKIAHGFGHYAGIVEIPGGKLLATHTDGVGTKVVIANMMKKYNTIGIDCVAMNVNDIICIGATPISFVDYIAANKNDVTIFKKIVEGLVTGAKKSSMPIVGGETAIMPDVIEGKGFAFDLAGMVVGLVEKKDLVLGNKIKTGDVIIGANSSGIHSNGYSLARKALLTKYSVKDKVKGVGTVGDALLKPTEIYTNPVLEIIQKCKVNGLAHITGGAFTKLLRLKKIGYKIDSLPKIPPIMGLVEEQGVKPEEMYKTFNMGVGFCVVAPKSQATRIKSIFKKHKISSQEIGRIIPKKGVFVNSIKIA; encoded by the coding sequence ATGACCCTAACCTACAAAAAAGCAGGAGTAGACATTTCTAAAATTAAACAAAGCCAGCAGGCAATTGGGAAATTAATCGCATCAACTCACAAGCTTCAGAAAAAAGCAAAGATAGCACATGGATTTGGACATTACGCAGGAATTGTAGAGATTCCAGGAGGAAAACTTTTGGCCACACATACAGATGGTGTCGGAACCAAAGTAGTAATTGCAAACATGATGAAAAAATACAACACCATAGGAATTGATTGTGTTGCAATGAATGTTAATGACATAATCTGTATTGGAGCAACACCAATTTCGTTTGTAGACTATATTGCTGCAAACAAAAATGATGTAACAATATTCAAAAAAATTGTAGAGGGATTAGTAACAGGTGCAAAGAAATCTTCAATGCCAATTGTAGGTGGAGAGACTGCAATAATGCCCGATGTAATTGAAGGGAAAGGATTTGCATTTGATTTGGCAGGAATGGTTGTAGGGCTAGTAGAGAAAAAAGATCTGGTGTTGGGAAATAAAATAAAAACAGGAGATGTGATTATTGGTGCAAATAGTTCCGGAATTCATTCAAATGGATACTCACTTGCAAGAAAAGCACTATTAACAAAATATTCAGTAAAGGACAAAGTTAAAGGAGTTGGAACAGTGGGCGATGCATTACTAAAACCAACGGAAATCTATACAAATCCAGTACTTGAGATAATTCAAAAATGTAAAGTGAATGGTTTAGCCCACATTACTGGAGGAGCATTCACCAAACTATTACGCCTCAAAAAAATAGGATACAAGATTGATTCTTTGCCAAAAATTCCACCAATCATGGGATTAGTTGAGGAACAAGGAGTAAAACCTGAAGAGATGTACAAGACATTCAACATGGGAGTAGGGTTCTGTGTAGTTGCACCAAAAAGCCAGGCAACTAGAATCAAATCAATATTCAAAAAACACAAAATATCAAGTCAAGAGATAGGACGAATTATTCCCAAGAAAGGTGTTTTTGTCAACTCTATTAAAATTGCATAA
- a CDS encoding P-II family nitrogen regulator produces MKKIEAIIKRKTFTTIKTNLSVMGTYVIDKRNLDDSDIYDEVKGSRIGSTGIKSVPLAKIEIVVSDKDARKVVEMISKNSGLSSDHGGKIFVSEMEEVVDMETLDAKQDLEVSLEKKIESNALPKRSRFVPLQKFTLHKLQTVYEINKEKLRDDYRIKSFSDFVNYCIVKSLPTLEKQLKNPTVVYENTFGDY; encoded by the coding sequence GTGAAAAAAATAGAGGCAATAATCAAGCGAAAAACTTTCACCACAATTAAGACTAATCTGAGTGTAATGGGGACATATGTAATTGATAAACGAAATTTGGATGATAGTGATATTTATGATGAGGTAAAAGGTTCTCGAATTGGTTCTACGGGAATAAAATCCGTTCCTTTGGCAAAAATTGAGATTGTTGTATCTGACAAAGATGCAAGAAAAGTTGTAGAGATGATTTCAAAAAATTCTGGTCTTTCATCTGATCATGGTGGAAAAATCTTTGTTTCTGAGATGGAAGAAGTTGTAGATATGGAAACACTTGATGCAAAACAAGACTTGGAGGTTTCTTTAGAAAAAAAAATAGAATCTAATGCATTACCTAAACGAAGTAGATTTGTTCCGTTACAGAAATTTACTTTACATAAACTGCAAACAGTTTATGAGATAAACAAAGAAAAACTCAGAGATGATTATAGGATAAAATCTTTTAGTGACTTTGTAAATTACTGTATTGTAAAATCACTGCCAACTTTGGAAAAACAATTGAAGAACCCAACTGTTGTTTATGAAAATACTTTTGGCGACTATTAG
- a CDS encoding ferritin, with translation MKISPKMKKALNDQIVLEAFASNSYLAMASWCEVTGYQGAANYFYAQSDEERTHMLKFVHFLNDLGATATIPAIKAPVSSYKSLEALIKTALKSEQTVTAAIHKMVEIAQKEKDHSTYAFLEWFVNEQVQEETKFETILQKFDLLGRDKLGINEIDKYLAAETVAPEADPAA, from the coding sequence ATGAAAATCTCACCCAAAATGAAAAAAGCACTAAATGATCAAATTGTATTAGAAGCCTTTGCATCAAACAGTTATCTTGCAATGGCATCCTGGTGTGAAGTTACAGGGTATCAGGGAGCAGCAAATTACTTTTACGCACAATCTGATGAGGAACGAACTCATATGCTCAAATTCGTTCATTTTCTAAATGATCTTGGAGCAACTGCAACAATTCCTGCAATCAAAGCACCAGTTAGTTCATACAAATCACTTGAAGCACTTATCAAAACTGCACTGAAAAGTGAGCAAACAGTAACTGCTGCAATTCACAAAATGGTGGAGATTGCACAAAAAGAAAAGGATCACTCTACATATGCATTCCTAGAATGGTTCGTAAATGAACAAGTTCAAGAAGAAACAAAATTTGAAACAATTCTACAAAAGTTTGATCTTCTTGGAAGAGATAAACTAGGAATTAATGAAATTGACAAATATCTTGCAGCAGAAACAGTGGCACCAGAAGCTGATCCTGCAGCATAG
- a CDS encoding ammonium transporter — MVLDSGDTAWMLVAGSLVLLMIPALGLFESGLLRKKNAASIFMQIFFGLALLSVMWFVFGFSLSFGDSTMGLVGNMDWVFLKGVPSDAPLEQYAPTIPGVLFVKFQLMFAAITPLLLTGTIAERMKFSSFIIFISAWSMLIYYPLVHWVWGGGWLAQLGVVDFAGGIVIHTSVGMAALAAALVLGRRRHYGPAIMIPHSIPLAVLGSSLLWLGWFGFNAGSALSASGGVAGNTVIVTHMASSVSALIWAGLSWIRTGKPSVVATINGAIAGLAGITPASGFVSAEHAFVIGIAIGVISYSGVVLFKERLKIDDALDVSSVHGVAGIVGALAIGIFASTAINPGGVDGLLFGNPDQLWIQAVGVGVAAAMGFGGTWIILQVLKHLIGIRVSPEVEDVGLDISEHAESAYSDEEEFMLDMDDYTDELQEKDEILFKKKKDR; from the coding sequence ATGGTACTTGATTCTGGGGATACAGCATGGATGCTCGTAGCTGGCAGTCTTGTACTTTTAATGATTCCTGCGTTAGGTCTCTTTGAATCTGGTCTCTTAAGAAAAAAGAATGCAGCATCAATTTTCATGCAGATATTCTTTGGTTTGGCTTTACTTAGTGTAATGTGGTTCGTGTTTGGATTTAGTTTATCATTTGGTGACTCTACAATGGGTCTGGTTGGAAATATGGATTGGGTCTTTCTCAAAGGCGTTCCTTCTGATGCTCCATTAGAACAATACGCTCCAACAATTCCGGGTGTGTTGTTTGTAAAATTCCAGTTAATGTTTGCAGCAATTACCCCTCTATTACTTACAGGAACAATTGCTGAAAGAATGAAGTTCAGTTCTTTTATCATATTCATTTCTGCATGGTCTATGCTGATTTACTATCCTCTAGTCCATTGGGTCTGGGGTGGCGGTTGGCTAGCACAATTAGGTGTAGTTGACTTTGCAGGAGGTATTGTAATTCACACTAGTGTTGGTATGGCAGCTCTTGCTGCCGCACTTGTACTTGGTAGAAGAAGGCATTATGGCCCCGCAATTATGATTCCTCATAGTATTCCACTTGCAGTTCTTGGTTCTTCATTATTGTGGCTTGGTTGGTTTGGTTTCAATGCAGGAAGTGCACTTTCAGCATCAGGTGGTGTTGCAGGAAACACTGTAATAGTTACTCACATGGCCTCTTCTGTTTCTGCTTTAATTTGGGCTGGCCTTTCTTGGATTAGAACCGGAAAGCCATCTGTTGTAGCTACAATTAATGGTGCTATTGCAGGTCTTGCCGGAATTACCCCTGCATCTGGATTTGTAAGCGCAGAACATGCATTTGTAATTGGTATTGCAATTGGTGTTATCTCGTATTCTGGTGTAGTGCTATTCAAAGAAAGATTGAAGATTGATGATGCACTTGACGTGAGCTCTGTCCACGGAGTTGCAGGAATTGTAGGTGCACTTGCAATAGGAATTTTTGCAAGCACTGCGATTAACCCTGGAGGTGTTGATGGATTACTATTTGGTAATCCTGATCAATTATGGATTCAAGCCGTAGGTGTTGGGGTCGCGGCTGCAATGGGCTTTGGTGGTACTTGGATAATTCTACAAGTGTTGAAGCATCTAATTGGCATTAGAGTTTCACCTGAAGTTGAAGATGTCGGTCTAGACATAAGTGAGCATGCTGAATCTGCATATTCTGATGAAGAGGAGTTCATGTTGGATATGGATGACTATACAGATGAGTTGCAAGAAAAAGATGAAATCTTATTCAAAAAGAAAAAAGATCGATGA
- a CDS encoding cation:proton antiporter, translating to MAEAHLIETIIGIGILLFAAKLMAELFLRLKLPIVLGELLAGMIVGPFALGAFFVVDGRQLLQINDEIRILGEMGAIVILFMAGLEMTPKEFLKGGKASFTVGSLGVIVPFFAGLVVFQMFGFDALQSMLIATALTATSIAISIQVLSEFGKIKTPEARLIIGAAVVDDILAIAVLSVVSSIAGSGGGVEDIEISQVVITILQVLGFFAIMLIVAVVIIPKIITPRLWKAKGSVEGIATASFFGAAALAGSIGLSPIVGAFAVGMALSTTKVFEKVENYIGKVGLIFAPLFFAIIGAQVDLRAVDLNVLMLSGIVIVVAVVTKLFGCGLPAILFLKNKQQGMRVGIGMISRGEVGLIVAGVGVTAGILTSEVYSTIIIMVAVTTIITPLWLKMEYRKEQKNNTGATEQSIEQKPE from the coding sequence ATGGCAGAGGCGCATCTAATTGAGACAATTATCGGTATAGGAATTCTTCTTTTTGCAGCTAAATTAATGGCAGAACTTTTCCTCAGATTAAAACTTCCAATTGTTTTAGGTGAGCTTTTGGCAGGAATGATAGTAGGACCATTTGCATTAGGAGCATTTTTTGTTGTTGACGGTAGGCAATTACTTCAGATCAACGACGAGATTAGAATTCTCGGAGAGATGGGTGCAATCGTAATTTTGTTTATGGCAGGACTTGAGATGACACCAAAAGAATTTCTCAAAGGGGGGAAAGCATCGTTTACTGTTGGGTCGCTGGGAGTAATAGTTCCATTCTTTGCAGGTCTTGTGGTTTTTCAAATGTTTGGCTTTGATGCATTACAATCAATGCTTATTGCAACGGCACTGACAGCTACCAGTATTGCAATATCAATTCAAGTTCTAAGTGAATTTGGTAAAATAAAAACACCCGAAGCAAGACTCATCATCGGTGCTGCAGTGGTAGATGATATTTTAGCAATTGCAGTGTTATCAGTAGTATCATCTATTGCAGGATCCGGTGGAGGAGTAGAAGATATAGAGATTAGTCAAGTAGTCATCACAATATTACAAGTGTTGGGATTCTTTGCAATAATGCTCATAGTAGCAGTAGTCATAATTCCAAAAATCATCACACCAAGATTATGGAAAGCAAAGGGCAGTGTGGAAGGTATTGCGACTGCGTCATTCTTCGGTGCAGCAGCGCTTGCAGGATCCATAGGGCTATCACCGATTGTAGGAGCATTTGCAGTCGGAATGGCATTATCAACTACCAAAGTATTTGAAAAAGTAGAGAACTACATTGGAAAAGTTGGATTAATTTTTGCACCCCTATTCTTTGCAATTATCGGCGCACAAGTAGACCTAAGGGCAGTGGATTTGAATGTGTTAATGTTAAGCGGAATAGTGATAGTAGTTGCAGTTGTAACAAAATTATTTGGTTGTGGCCTTCCAGCAATCCTATTTTTGAAAAACAAACAACAAGGTATGCGAGTGGGAATTGGAATGATCTCAAGAGGAGAGGTAGGACTTATTGTTGCAGGTGTAGGAGTAACGGCAGGGATTTTGACATCAGAAGTTTATTCTACAATCATCATCATGGTAGCAGTAACAACAATCATCACACCATTATGGTTAAAGATGGAATACAGAAAAGAACAGAAAAACAATACTGGCGCTACCGAGCAAAGTATAGAGCAAAAACCAGAATAA
- a CDS encoding pyridoxamine 5'-phosphate oxidase family protein encodes MITQEIKEFLDLQKLGYVATVNSDGTPNLSPKGTIIGWTDKTLAFADIRSPDTMNNLQTNPNVEINVIDPLLRKGYLFKGEAQIIKDKSLFEKILNHYRDNGVKSPINSIVLVKVTDVSNVISPLYDMGVSEQEIKSKWKKHFANL; translated from the coding sequence GTGATTACACAAGAAATTAAGGAATTTTTAGACCTTCAAAAGCTTGGATATGTTGCTACAGTAAACTCTGATGGGACTCCAAATCTTTCACCCAAGGGAACTATTATTGGATGGACTGACAAAACACTGGCTTTTGCTGATATACGCTCACCTGACACAATGAATAATTTACAGACAAACCCTAATGTGGAGATTAATGTGATAGATCCTCTGCTTAGAAAGGGGTATCTGTTTAAGGGCGAGGCTCAAATTATCAAAGACAAGTCTCTCTTTGAGAAAATCCTCAATCATTATAGAGATAATGGTGTCAAGAGCCCAATCAATTCAATAGTTCTAGTAAAAGTCACTGATGTTTCTAATGTTATATCCCCCTTGTATGATATGGGAGTTTCAGAGCAAGAAATCAAATCAAAATGGAAAAAACATTTTGCAAATTTATGA
- a CDS encoding DUF6659 family protein, producing the protein MAANYNDLTKQVLNLQPQVKFAAVVNVKGEIVAGGHKENVEQLLVGDNSKMSIHYALQKRDIYTNLTYRIGKERSAITEFEKVAIISIPINSNELFLVRTDKGVDYFKIVEFVYSKLDPQKYIREEMNVIKNEIEKLKNLKEIKTAAKKKVVKRKPARKTAAKKEVVKRKPARKTAAKKKIVKRKPARKTAAKKKVVKRKPARKTAAKKKVVKRKPARKSAAKKKVVKRKPARKTAAKKKVVKRKPARKTAAKKKVVKRKPARKTAAKKKVVKRKPARKTAKPKRKTNKRK; encoded by the coding sequence TTGGCTGCTAATTACAACGATTTAACAAAACAAGTTCTAAATTTGCAACCACAGGTAAAATTTGCGGCAGTTGTAAATGTCAAAGGGGAAATTGTTGCTGGAGGACATAAAGAAAATGTGGAGCAATTACTCGTCGGTGACAATAGTAAGATGTCAATTCATTACGCTTTGCAAAAAAGAGACATCTACACTAATTTGACTTACAGAATAGGCAAAGAAAGATCTGCAATTACAGAATTTGAAAAAGTTGCAATCATCAGCATTCCAATAAATTCCAATGAATTGTTTTTAGTCCGTACAGATAAAGGAGTAGATTATTTTAAAATTGTAGAATTTGTTTATTCAAAATTAGATCCTCAAAAATATATTCGCGAGGAGATGAACGTGATAAAAAATGAGATCGAGAAATTAAAAAATCTCAAAGAAATCAAGACTGCTGCAAAGAAAAAGGTAGTAAAGAGAAAACCAGCTAGAAAGACTGCTGCAAAGAAAGAGGTAGTAAAGAGAAAACCAGCTAGAAAGACTGCTGCAAAGAAAAAGATAGTAAAGAGAAAACCAGCTAGAAAGACTGCTGCAAAGAAAAAGGTAGTAAAGAGAAAACCAGCTAGAAAGACTGCTGCAAAGAAAAAGGTAGTAAAGAGAAAACCAGCTAGAAAGTCTGCTGCAAAGAAAAAGGTAGTAAAGAGAAAACCAGCTAGAAAGACTGCTGCAAAGAAAAAGGTAGTAAAGAGAAAACCAGCTAGAAAGACTGCTGCAAAGAAAAAGGTAGTAAAGAGAAAACCAGCTAGAAAGACTGCTGCAAAGAAAAAGGTAGTAAAGAGAAAACCAGCTAGAAAGACTGCCAAACCTAAAAGAAAAACAAACAAAAGAAAATAG
- a CDS encoding elongator complex protein 3 — protein MSNLDPVLSKACSEITQNLLTINEPSKKQVKEEIIKICTKYALERIPRNYEILSMAKESDFNKLRKVLLRKPAKTASGVSVVALMPKPYACPHGRCTYCPGGIEYNSPNSYTGKEPSSLNAIENEFDPKLQITSKIKKLIAFGHDPSKMEVVIVGGTFLFMPRDYQENFIKSCYDALNGTDSETLDEAKSNNEHAAIRNVGFTIETKPDYCKKEHVDLMLNYGITRIEIGVQSLQERVYEIVNRGHNYKDVVESFQISKDAGYKIVAHMMPGLPTMTPEGDIADFKKLFADSQLRPDMLKIYPSLVIENTPLYEEYKQGKYIPYSDEDMIKVLTEVKKNVPKWVRIMRIQREISPKEIIAGPKSGNLRQIVHQNLAKQGLSCKCIRCREAGLSNKKSDPNDVKLKRIDYDSSGGKEVFLSYEDKNESIYGFLRLRKPSSEAHRDEVGKNSCIVREIHVYGKSLKLGEKEENEIQHSGLGKNLMREAEKISKEEFDAKKILVISAVGTREYYQKLGYSLYGPYMSKTLN, from the coding sequence ATGAGTAATCTAGACCCAGTATTATCAAAGGCATGTAGTGAAATTACTCAGAATCTTCTAACAATCAATGAACCAAGTAAGAAACAAGTGAAAGAGGAAATCATAAAAATTTGTACAAAATATGCCCTAGAAAGAATTCCAAGAAATTATGAAATTCTATCAATGGCTAAAGAATCAGATTTTAACAAATTAAGAAAAGTATTGCTAAGAAAACCAGCAAAGACTGCATCAGGAGTATCAGTTGTTGCATTGATGCCTAAACCATATGCATGCCCACATGGCAGATGTACATATTGTCCAGGTGGTATAGAGTATAATTCTCCAAATAGTTACACAGGAAAAGAACCATCATCACTTAATGCAATTGAAAACGAGTTTGATCCTAAATTACAAATCACTTCAAAAATTAAAAAACTAATTGCTTTTGGACATGACCCATCCAAAATGGAAGTGGTGATTGTTGGTGGAACTTTTCTTTTCATGCCAAGAGACTATCAAGAAAATTTCATAAAATCATGTTATGATGCACTAAATGGTACAGATTCAGAAACTTTGGATGAGGCCAAATCAAATAACGAACATGCTGCAATTAGAAATGTAGGATTTACAATTGAAACAAAGCCAGATTATTGTAAAAAAGAACATGTAGATTTAATGTTAAACTATGGAATTACAAGAATAGAGATAGGAGTACAATCACTACAGGAACGAGTTTATGAAATAGTGAACAGGGGGCACAATTACAAAGATGTAGTAGAGTCATTTCAAATTTCAAAAGATGCAGGCTACAAAATTGTGGCACATATGATGCCAGGGTTGCCTACAATGACCCCAGAAGGAGACATTGCAGATTTTAAAAAACTATTTGCAGATTCACAACTACGTCCAGATATGCTCAAAATTTACCCATCATTAGTTATTGAGAATACTCCACTCTATGAAGAATACAAACAAGGAAAATACATTCCATATTCAGATGAAGATATGATCAAAGTTTTAACAGAAGTAAAAAAGAATGTTCCAAAATGGGTCAGAATAATGAGGATACAAAGAGAAATATCCCCAAAAGAAATCATTGCAGGACCAAAATCAGGCAACCTAAGACAAATTGTCCACCAGAATCTAGCAAAACAAGGACTGTCATGCAAGTGTATTAGGTGCAGGGAAGCGGGACTATCAAACAAAAAATCAGACCCAAATGATGTGAAACTAAAGAGAATCGATTATGATTCATCAGGAGGAAAAGAAGTGTTCCTATCTTATGAGGATAAAAATGAGTCAATTTACGGATTTTTGAGATTGAGAAAACCAAGCAGTGAGGCTCACAGAGACGAAGTTGGCAAGAACAGTTGTATCGTAAGAGAAATTCACGTTTATGGGAAGTCATTAAAGCTTGGAGAAAAAGAAGAAAATGAAATACAGCACTCAGGTCTTGGGAAAAACCTAATGCGAGAAGCTGAGAAAATATCCAAAGAAGAGTTTGATGCAAAGAAGATTCTAGTAATCAGTGCAGTTGGTACAAGAGAATATTATCAAAAGTTAGGGTATTCGTTATATGGGCCATACATGTCCAAGACATTGAATTAG
- the lysS gene encoding lysine--tRNA ligase, with amino-acid sequence MSEQEIIGKGTWIDKLASELLEREKSLGRNLDIIRVESGLGASGVPHIGSLGDAVRAYGVKLALENFGYKSDLIAYSDDLDGLRKIPEGFPDSLEEHLAKPVSLIPDPYGCHDSYGMHMSSILLDGLDKVGIKYEFRRAVDTYKKGLLQEQIHTILQNSTKIGDKISELVGQEKYQKYLPYFPVCANCNRLYTAEATEYIADEKKVKYHCHDAEIGSKMIKGCDHQGEADITKDLGKLAWKVEFAARWAAFDIRFEAYGKDIMDSVKVNDWVADEILGFPHPHHVKYEMFLDKGGKKISKSLGNVITAQKWLEFGSPKSILLLLYKRITGARELGFEDIPSLMTEYNELEDIYFGRIKVDNKAKLTKSKGLYEYVNLLNPPKQSTTHVNYRLLVELAKIFKENRSERVMKKLLDYGVIKNPEPEIEKLIELAGNYSNEFDEQEKIQVDLDDTARKALKILVDALGAEEEPEDIQNTIYQIAKSNDVQPKDFFKILYQIILGTSRGPKIGPFISDIGRKQVAKTLSEYV; translated from the coding sequence ATGTCAGAACAAGAAATTATTGGTAAAGGGACCTGGATAGATAAGCTAGCATCAGAATTACTTGAACGTGAAAAATCACTTGGAAGAAATCTAGATATCATTAGAGTAGAAAGTGGTCTCGGAGCATCAGGTGTCCCACACATCGGAAGTCTAGGAGATGCAGTAAGAGCTTACGGGGTTAAACTTGCACTAGAGAATTTCGGTTACAAATCAGATTTAATTGCATATTCAGATGATCTTGACGGATTAAGAAAAATTCCTGAAGGATTTCCTGATTCTCTTGAAGAACATTTAGCAAAGCCAGTATCGCTAATTCCTGATCCTTATGGATGTCACGACTCTTATGGTATGCATATGAGCAGCATTCTTTTAGATGGACTAGACAAAGTTGGAATAAAATATGAATTTAGAAGAGCAGTTGATACCTACAAGAAAGGATTACTACAAGAGCAAATCCATACAATATTACAAAACAGTACAAAGATTGGAGATAAGATATCAGAGCTTGTAGGACAAGAGAAATATCAAAAATACCTACCATATTTTCCAGTTTGTGCAAATTGTAATCGCCTCTACACAGCAGAAGCTACAGAATACATTGCAGATGAGAAGAAAGTAAAATATCATTGCCATGATGCAGAAATTGGCTCAAAAATGATCAAAGGGTGTGATCATCAGGGGGAGGCAGACATTACAAAAGACCTTGGAAAACTAGCATGGAAAGTAGAATTTGCTGCAAGATGGGCTGCATTTGATATCAGATTTGAGGCATATGGAAAAGACATCATGGATTCAGTAAAAGTAAATGATTGGGTTGCAGATGAAATTTTAGGATTCCCACATCCACATCATGTAAAATATGAAATGTTCTTAGACAAAGGGGGAAAGAAAATTTCAAAATCTCTTGGAAATGTAATTACAGCACAAAAATGGTTAGAGTTTGGCAGTCCCAAATCAATTCTATTATTACTATACAAAAGAATCACAGGTGCAAGGGAATTAGGATTTGAAGATATACCATCACTAATGACTGAGTACAATGAATTAGAAGACATTTACTTTGGACGAATCAAAGTAGACAATAAAGCAAAACTTACAAAATCAAAGGGGCTCTACGAGTATGTCAATCTCCTCAATCCCCCAAAACAATCAACCACACATGTAAACTATAGACTATTAGTTGAACTTGCAAAAATATTCAAGGAAAATAGATCTGAAAGAGTAATGAAAAAATTACTAGACTATGGAGTAATCAAAAACCCTGAACCTGAAATAGAGAAACTCATAGAGCTTGCAGGGAATTATTCAAATGAGTTTGATGAGCAAGAAAAGATTCAAGTTGATTTAGATGACACTGCAAGAAAAGCACTAAAGATTTTAGTCGATGCACTTGGTGCAGAAGAGGAACCAGAAGATATTCAAAATACAATATATCAAATTGCAAAATCAAACGATGTTCAACCAAAAGATTTCTTTAAAATATTATACCAAATAATTCTCGGAACATCAAGAGGACCAAAAATAGGACCATTCATTTCAGACATTGGAAGAAAGCAAGTTGCAAAAACACTGTCAGAGTATGTTTAG
- a CDS encoding proteasome assembly chaperone family protein has protein sequence MQKEFPEAEVFEIKKVELNSPIIFAGFVGAGLVGPLAINHIIEKLEMKQIGVMRSKYLPPSTVFMRGRLRHPFRFYANQDGTICAIICEITLRMEGLYYLVESILDWAAQKGSKEIVILDGVASTEHDDKAYCAAEEDLVRTMAEKDISMIPQGFITGIPGGILNECLVREIKGVTLLAKANKVAPDSGAAATLIEAINRFYDMDINTKQLQDEKDRIHTEFSELSQKYVEHREEIAGMYM, from the coding sequence GTGCAGAAAGAATTTCCAGAAGCCGAAGTCTTTGAGATAAAGAAAGTAGAACTAAACAGTCCAATAATTTTTGCAGGGTTTGTAGGAGCAGGTCTGGTAGGCCCTCTTGCAATAAACCACATTATTGAAAAATTAGAAATGAAACAAATAGGAGTGATGAGATCAAAATACCTACCACCATCAACAGTATTCATGAGAGGAAGGCTTCGACATCCGTTCCGATTTTATGCAAATCAAGATGGAACGATTTGTGCAATAATTTGTGAAATAACTTTGAGAATGGAAGGATTGTACTATTTAGTGGAATCAATTTTAGACTGGGCAGCGCAAAAAGGATCAAAAGAAATTGTGATTCTAGATGGTGTTGCAAGTACAGAGCACGACGACAAAGCATATTGTGCAGCAGAAGAAGATTTGGTAAGAACCATGGCAGAAAAAGACATCAGTATGATTCCTCAAGGATTCATCACTGGAATTCCAGGAGGAATACTAAATGAATGTCTAGTAAGAGAAATCAAAGGAGTAACACTATTAGCAAAAGCAAACAAAGTGGCACCGGATTCAGGAGCAGCTGCTACGCTAATTGAAGCCATAAATCGATTTTATGACATGGATATTAATACAAAACAACTCCAAGATGAAAAAGATAGAATTCACACAGAATTCAGTGAATTGTCTCAGAAATATGTTGAGCATAGAGAAGAGATAGCTGGAATGTATATGTGA
- a CDS encoding P-II family nitrogen regulator yields MLKIEVILGENDVMAISEGLKKIGIGGLTVSKVRGRGKRPGPEIHASKGSEIFTPQFNDKYRVEAIITDAMEDEVIGIIKDNGRVGKIFVSQILRAVDIATGDEGENTI; encoded by the coding sequence ATGCTCAAAATCGAAGTCATATTAGGCGAAAATGATGTAATGGCGATCAGTGAAGGACTAAAAAAGATCGGCATAGGAGGCCTCACAGTATCCAAAGTCAGAGGAAGAGGAAAGAGACCAGGTCCGGAAATTCACGCATCAAAAGGAAGTGAGATTTTCACACCACAGTTCAACGACAAATATAGAGTCGAGGCAATTATCACAGATGCCATGGAAGATGAAGTTATAGGAATTATCAAAGATAATGGAAGAGTTGGGAAAATTTTTGTCTCTCAGATTTTACGTGCAGTAGATATTGCAACCGGTGACGAAGGGGAAAATACAATTTAG